The genomic interval TGCAGGCACATCCTTTTCCATTGCCGAAAGGACGGCAAGGCTTGTGTGTTTGTTTTTGGTTGTAAATTTCAGGCCGTACTCAGGTTTTACAATGTTTCTTGTATAGACAAGGTTAATTGGCGATGAAAAAGATTCCATTCCGTCCATGAAAAAAGGCCTTTTTTCTTTAAAGTAAACAGGATACCTATTGTTTATTTCCTGATAGACATCGTCCGCTTCAATTTGAGAGAAATCGGGGTGGATTGTGAATTTTGCAACAGTGTTCTCCGAAAAATCGTACTCGCCTGTTAGTCCTATTGTCATTTTTTCAAAGGAATGAGTTTCTTTTTTGTTCCACATATTTTTATTTTTTGAATAAGAAGCCACAACTTCAGGGATAAGTTTTAATTTCTTTTTTTCTCCGATTTCTTGTATATGGTCTAAATTCAAAATCATTTCCCCGTCTGTTATGTCGTTTGCATCCCTATTGTAAGGAAGGGTACTTATTGTTTCGTGAAATTTCCTTGGAATATGCCTTTGAGCGTCAAAGTACCATTTTGCATTGCCGTTTTTATCAGCCTTTAAGTTGATGCTTGAAAAGGGTATTATAACCTCAACGCTCCAGCCTTTATCAAAAAAGTGAGTTTTGTGTTCAAACACAATGTCTATGTCCTGGCTTCCTCCGTTGACATAATCAGATAAATCATCACTGACGTCGTTCATAGCAGAAATTGCAAAGTCATAATACTGTTTTCCGTCTCCAAAAGTGTTAATACAAATATCTATTGAATCAATATCGCCCCATACATTGTCCCTTCTTCTTCTAATCCTTTTTATATTTTCAGGATGTGTGTCGTAGCATATAAAAGCGATAATTAACTCTTTACCGTTGTGAAACATAAACATTTCTGTTTTTTGAGAGGGTTTTATATTATCCCCTGGACGAGTCTGGACAAATTTATCCCAGTGAAATGCTTTTTTATAAATATCTTCATTTACAATGCCGTCAAGTTTTATTTTTCCGTCTGGGATGTATGGTATGTTTACGCTTATTATTTTTGAATATGATAGAGAATAAAATAAAAAAAGCAATCCAATAGCCAACAACCTTTTCACCAAAAACCTCCTTTTTAAACAAGTTGAGGTATGTTTTTTAATTAAAATTTGTCTGAAAAGTTTTTTATTGTGTTGTGTTGGTTAACATACCGAAAATTATTATAAAAAAAGGAAAGTATTTTTGCAATAAAAAAGGGGGCAAATTGCCCCTATAGATTAACAGTGTATAAAAAATTAACTCATTGCCTGGTCTAAATCGGCAATTAAATCTTCAACATTTTCAATGCCAACGGATAACCTGACAAGCCCGTCTGTAATTCCAGCCTGTTCTCTCAACTCTTTAGGCATTCCTGCGTGCGTCATTGAGGCTGGGTGCTGGATTAGTGTTTCAACTCCCCCTAAAGACACTGCAAGTGTGCAGACCTTAACAGAGTTCATCATCTTTTTGCCTGCCTCTAATCCGCCCTTTAATTCAAATGAAATCATTGCAGAGTAGCCCTTCATCTGTTTTTTTGCGACCTCATGTTGTGGGTGGGATTCAAGCCCCGGGTAAAATACCCTTTCAACCTTTGGGTGATTTTCAAGGAATTTCGCAATTTTCATTGCATTCTGGCAATGCCTTTCCATTCTCAATGCTAAAGTCTTTATTCCCCTTAAGATTAAAAATGCTTCAATTGGTGAGATTATTCCCCCTAAATGCTTGTGGGTAGAG from Thermotomaculum hydrothermale carries:
- a CDS encoding DOMON domain-containing protein, encoding MKRLLAIGLLFLFYSLSYSKIISVNIPYIPDGKIKLDGIVNEDIYKKAFHWDKFVQTRPGDNIKPSQKTEMFMFHNGKELIIAFICYDTHPENIKRIRRRRDNVWGDIDSIDICINTFGDGKQYYDFAISAMNDVSDDLSDYVNGGSQDIDIVFEHKTHFFDKGWSVEVIIPFSSINLKADKNGNAKWYFDAQRHIPRKFHETISTLPYNRDANDITDGEMILNLDHIQEIGEKKKLKLIPEVVASYSKNKNMWNKKETHSFEKMTIGLTGEYDFSENTVAKFTIHPDFSQIEADDVYQEINNRYPVYFKEKRPFFMDGMESFSSPINLVYTRNIVKPEYGLKFTTKNKHTSLAVLSAMEKDVPAERFDLIGNSKDVYWNVLRGTYNFSPGNYIGGFYILRNFGSYFNQAISIDGANQIKKWNLSYQAVATSLKEESSTKHGAAGSFSISYKWNRYFRSNINYSFLSPDYFNDMGFITTNNIRSFGMGQNFNYSPETDKGLIKGFSLGGYYDMQYYYNNSKFYSNSTSLWCFIRLTGRIQIFSNAYTENEEYKGTIYPVNFKNIGIYWGEHDKFQPWFNIGRGTSILYGNNPQLADQKSYHVGISSDFSSFQFRLSLSFYTFNDKQTGAFIRKQRALQFNGEYFFTDRLSLKTMYQSVLPKYRDYQFKMPYHYFYLLITWQKDAYRKIYAGITNSTLTMNTIDNDFIGYNNDKVAFAKLSWLF